The Thermococcus eurythermalis genomic sequence TAGAAAACTCAGGAGAATGCACGATAAAGCGAAACTTCAGGCTAAACACTACATTAACACTGCCGTAAGAGGAACGGTTAGGAAGCTCTACGAGTTGGGAGTTAATAGAATCGTCGTTGGTTATCCTAAGAGCATAGCTCGGAATTCTGTAAGGGCAAGAAGCAAAACTTTATTCTCTCTCACGTCTGGCGATTTAATTATGTCATTAAACGTTTAACTGAGGTTGCGGAAGAGTATGGTATTCGGGTTGTGGTTGTTGATGAGGCTTTCACTTCTCAAACTTGCCCCGTTTGCGGGAAGCCTCATGAGGGGGCAAGGGTTGTTCGTGGTTTGTTTAAGTGTCCCGCGACGGGGCTTGTCTTTAACGCGGATTTAGTTGGAGCTTTCAACATTTTAAAGAAGGTTGTGAAAACCATAACCCCGAATCTGGGTGGTCTTTATGCTCAGAGGAGGGGTAACTGGCCGGAGACCCGGCCAGAGGGGTTCTCCGAACCCTCTTTTGGGGTTCGTTTTTGAGAACCCCTCAAACCTCCCTGCCGTTGGCGAGGGGTTAAGCCAAACCCTCGTCCTAGCTGAGGAGGAGGTCAGCTGCATGAGTATGTCGTGCGCCCCGGTGGCTATGCCAAGAACGTCCACTTCAGGGAGCTTGCTCGGCTCAACATCGACGGCTATGAAGGGAACTATTGAGTAACCTGCCTTGAAGTACCGTAGAAATGGTTCAGGGTTAGTGATTAACATTTTTCTGTCTATTTCTCCCACTCCCGAAAACTTTTTAAACAAACTTTCACACAGCTGGAGCGGGCTTTAATGGAAACCTACGAGGCGATGAAAGAACCCGTCCTCAAGGTCGGAATTGAAGATAAAGTCGAACCTTCCAAGGCTTTGGTTTTTGGCCTTCAGCACGTTCTCGCGATGTTTGGAGCGACCGTCACCGTGCCCCTGGCCGTCGGTGGTGCAGTGAACCTCAGCGGCTCGGAGATTGCCATGATGATACAGGCAGTCCTTCTCGCGATGGGCATTGCCACACTGCTCCAGACGACGATAGGCTCCCGCTATCCAATAGTGCAGGGCTCAAGCTTTGCTTTCATTCCGGGGCTGATAGCAATCGGCTCGAGCCTTGGAATGGCCGCGGTTCAGGGGGCACTCATAGTCGGAGGGCTCATCGAGGCGGCGATAGGCTGGCTGGGGATTATCGGAAAGGTCAGAAAGCTCTTCACTCCGCTGGTCACTGGGGTCACAATAACCCTCATCGGGTTCAGCCTCGCAGACGTTGCCGTCAAGAACTTCTTCAACTTCTACGCAGACCCCGCCGGGGAGACGATTGTCCGGTCTACCTTGGTGGCGCTCATAACTTTCCTCACGACTGTCTTCGTTGCCCTGAAGGGCAGGGGAAGCCTGAAGGCAGTGGCCGTTGTCATTGGAGCAGTAGTCGGATACCTCGTGAGCGTTCCACTCGGCCTCGTGGACTTCGGGCTTGTTGAGAGCCTGCCGGCGGTGAGCGTTCCCAAACCGCTCCCGTGGGGCCAGCCGGTCTTTGACACAACGGCGATAGTCCTCCTCCTGTTCGCCTTCATGGTGAGCATAATCGAGAGCGTCGGGGACTACCACGCGATAGCGGCCGTGACCGGATCGGAGATAACCGAGGAGAGGATAGCGAGGGGCATCGGCAGTGAGGGCCTGGCCTGCTCGATAGCCGGCCTCCTTGGTGCATGCGGAACGACGAGCTACTCCGAGAACATAGGCGTCGTGGCACTCACCAAGGTGGGCAGCAGGCACGTCGTCCAGGTTGGGGCCGTTATCCTGATATTCCTTTCCCTCCTGCCAAAGTTCACGGGCATCTTGGCTTCGATGCCTGCACCTGTCCTCGGTGGCCTTACTCTGGCCCTGTACGGTATGATAAGCGTCACCGGTCTGAGGCTGATAAAGGAGAAGGTTGAGTTCAACGACAGGAACACGCTGATACTCGCCGCCGCCCTCATAGCGGGTCTCGGCGCACCCCAGCTCCCACCGGAGTTTTTGGAGCAATTCCCCAAGCTTGTGGCCAGCATCCTTGAGTCAGGAATGGCGGTTGGAGCGCTAACGGCGATAATTCTCGATAGACTCCTCTGATGTCTCTAATCTTTTCTTTTTGGAAAACGGTTGAAGAACACCCTTAGGTCCTCAGAAGACCATTGTGGGAAATGTAGAAAAGGAATAAAAGGTTCACACAGTCTTCTTTTCCTCGGGCTTGGCTTCCTTCTTCTCGGCCGGCTTGGGGGCCTCTTTCTTCTCTTGAGCTGTGGCGGGCTTTGTTGCGGGCTTCGCAGGTGGCTTGGGCGGCCTGATGCCGTAGCCGAGTATCTTAAACTCTATCTTGTCCCCGTCGCGGAGGTGGTAGACGTAGGTTCCGTCGGCCTTCTTCTCAATCTTGACGACCGGGAAGCGGTAGTCGCCGAACTTCTCGTTTATCTCCCTGACCTTGTCGGGGTGGATCGGCACCCAGTTGAAGAGCTCAAGGTCTTCCTCTGAGCCTCCCGCGGCAAGGTAGTAGTTCTCGCTGAAGCCAAGGGCCCCGGTCGGACAGACATCAACGCAGAACTGGCAGAAGGTACACCTTCCGTAGTCCACCTTCGGGTGCGGCCTCTTCTCCATCTTGCCGTCCACTTCGAGCCAGGTCATCTCTATGGCTCTGGCCGGGCATATCTGACCGCAGAAGTTACAGCCGACACACTTCTTCCAGTCGAGGGTGTGGAACCCCCTGTACTTTGGAGCGGGCTCTATCTTCTCGAAGGGTATCTTTATCGTGACCGGCTTCTTGAAGAGGTACTTGATTCCCAGCCATGGCTTGACGAATGACTTCTTGAGCTTGACCTTCTCCTCGCCGACGACCCTAACCTTTGGCTTCTCAACGTTCTCCATCTTCATCACCTGTCTATGTCCGGCGGGCAGTTGTCAAGGGTCTTCAGGATGACCGGAACGTCTGCAAGGCGGGCTCCCTTCAGGAGCTCTTCAAGAACCGTAACACCGTGGCTCTGGCTCGGCCCGCGGAAGTGAGCTCTGTAGGGCTTGTGGGTTCCGTCGCTGACGACGTATGCACCGAAGTCTCCCTTGGTGCTCTCGACGTGGGCGTAGGCGTCTCCGGCCGGCGGCTTGAACCTTGGCAGGGCCTTGAGCCTTGCGTCCTGCACCATGTAGGGCCCGCTCGGCGGCCCCATGTCAAGGAGTTGCTCTAGTATGTAGAGGTCCTGCTCCATCTCGTACCTCCTAACGAGGACTCTCGCCAGGCTGTCGCCCTCCTTCAGGACGGGCACCTCAAACTCAAGCTCCGGGTAGAGGTAATACGGGTCGTCCTTCCTGACGTCGTAGGGAACGCCAACGGCCCTGAGGTTCGGACCGGTGACGGCATGCTTGAGGGCGAACTTCTTGTCCATGACGCCTACTCCCTCAGTCCTCTCGAACATTATGTAGTTGTCGAAGAGTATCTCGTCGAAGTCCTTCATCTTGCCCTTGAGGTACTCGACGGTGTCGCGGAGCTGGCGGAGCCACTTGTCGCCCGGTATGTCTCTCCTGACTCCTCCGGGAACGGTGTAGATGTGGTAAACCCTTCCACCGGTGAGCTCCTCGAAGAGGCGCATGAACCTCTCACGGTAAGCTGCTGCCCACTGACCCGCGGTGTAGAGACCTATCTCATTTCCAAAGCCCATAATCCAGAACATCCACGCGCTGAGCCTTGCCATTTCGAGGACTACAGTCCTTATCCACTGGGCCCTCTCCGGAACCTCCCAGCCGACTATCTCGTCAACGGCCATTGAGTACACGTTCTCCGGCACGTCGCTCTCCGGAACACAGATACGGAGGATGAGGGCTATGTTGCTGAAATAGGGCCTCTGCTCGGCCAGCTTCTCGAAACCGCGGTGGAGGAATCCGGGGTTAACGATTGCCTTTTCTATCCTGTTGCCGTCCATCTTGAGGATTATGCTGAAGTTCTCGGTAGCCATGTGCTGTGGACCAAAGAACAGCTCATAGGTGTCCTTGTCTATTGGGTGGAGGTACATGTCGTGGGCCTTTGCCTCGGTTTTAAGCTCCTTCGGGACTTCCAAATTCGCCATGATCATCACCTCATATTACGTAATTGGTTTTGCTCTCATCGTATCTATCGAAGTCCTCACCGTAGATGGTCTTGGCGTAGGCGAGTGTGTTGAAGTCCTTCCTGAGCGGGTGCTTCTCGTACTCCCTCGGCTCCAGGATGAATGGACCGAGCCTCGGGTTGCCCTCGAATATTATTCCAAAGAACTCATGGGCTTCTCTCTCGTATGTCTCCGCAACTGGCCAGATGTCCATGACCGTCGGTAGCTTTGCGTTCTCCCTCGGAACCCTCGTCCTCACAAAGGCATGGACGCTCTCACTAACGCTCCAGAGCTGGTAGACGAGCTCAAACTCACCCTCTTTAATCCAGTCAACGACGCTTATCTGCATGAGCATCTCAAACTTCTCGCTCGTGAGTTCGAGGAACTCCTTTATCCTGTCGGCGGGGACTTTGAACTCGACGCGCCTCGCTCTCCTCACGCTTCCCTCGGCGTAGGGGGCCTTTCTAAGTATCTCTGCCACAAGCTTTCCTTCCTTGGTCTCGGGGAGCTGTTGGGCCTCCACCTCGGGAACCTCCTGGACTTTTTCCTCGACCTTGGGCTTCTCGTTCATATCCATGCCAGCCACCTCCTGGCGTCCTTCTCGCGCCAGCCTTCACCAAACAGCTCGTCCTGGTTCTTCTTGTACCACTCATAGTTCTCCTTATACCTCTTCCAGCCGTCCGCGGTTCCGTCCTCTATCTTCCTCATTATCTCCATGATTCCTTCCATGACTGCCTCAGCCCTTGGCATGCAACCGGCTATGGCCACGTCAACCGGGATATACTTGTCGAGCTGCTTGACAACGTTGTAGGAGTCCCAGTAAACTCCACCGTTAATGGGGCAGGAGCCGTGGGCAAGGACGTACTTGGGGTCCTGCATCATCTCGTAGGTTATGATTATCCTCTTGAGGGTCTTTGGCGTTACGTAGCCGGTGATGAGGAACAGGTCACCCATCCTAGGGGCCGGGTTGGGCATTATTCCGAAGCGCTCAAAGTCGTATCTGGCGGTGGCCAGGGGTGGCATCTCGATACCGCCGCACCCTGTACAGAAGGCTACTATCCAGAGGCTCTTCTTTCTGGCCCACCTGAACAGTGGCTCGAAGAGCTTGAACTCCCGGAGTTCGTAGTTTACGAAATCGTCATTTTTCATCTCACTCATCCACATCACCTCACATCGTCAGGAGCACGGCTATTATTCCCAGTATGGTCGGCCACTTCCAGAAGAACTTGGCCGCCTGGTCGATGGTAAAGCGCGGGTAAATACTGGCAACGAATATCGCTATGAAGAGCACCGCTATCTGCTTGACCAGCAGTTCGAGCAGGTTGCTGGCCCCCCCAAGGAAGAGCACCGCAAAGAACGCAGTCTCGGCGAAGAGCTGAACCGCGTGCTGGGTGAAGAGCAGTGCCGCGTGCTTACCCCCGTACTCGACCATCGGACCCATGGAGATTTCAGCCGGGGCCGAGACTATGTCGAAGGGCTCAAGGCCGAGCATTGCCTGGAAGACTATGTCGAAGACTATCATCGCAAGGAAGAGTGCTGGAACGAGGATGCTCCATCCCTGGGTCTGCTGGAGGGCCACTATCTCGCCCAGCTTGAAGGTGCCCCAGTGCTGGACGAGGGCTATCAGAGCCAGTCCGTAGGGGAGCTGCATGGCGACCATGGTGAGCAGACCACGTTGGACACCGAGGGCTGAGTAGGGGTTGCCCGAGCTCATGGCACCGAGCATTATGCCGAGCATGGGGATTTCCAAGAGGTATGCAACCACGATGAGGTCGGCGTTTGAGCTGAAGAGCTGGAAGTTGGCAATGGGTATAAAGAGGAGCGCGGCTATGCTGGCTCCAAGGGCGAACACCGGCCCAAAGTCGTAGATGAAGCCGTGGCTGACGCTCTCCTTCTTGCCGAGGAGCTTAAGCGTGTCTATTATGGGCTGGTAGATCGGCGGCCCAACACGGCGCTGAATCCTTGCCATTGCTTTTCTCTCTATACCCATGAATATGAATCCCATGAACGTTGCATAGATAATCATTCCAATGACTTCGAGTACCAGCTTCCAGTCAGTCATTCACAACACCCCCCACAGTGCAAGTATGAGCAGCACTATAGCCAGATACCATGAGTAGCTCTGTACGTTGCCGTTGTAGAACGCCTGCCTGAGGGAGTCCGCAAAGTCCTCCGCTATCCCTGCTAGGCGCTCGTAGAACCTGTCGAAGCTGTACCTGAGCCAGAACCCAAGGGCTTCCGCCAGCGGCCTGTAGAAGTTTCTCCTGATGCTCAGGTTGAACTCCTCGGTGACGGGGTTACCTGACTGGTAAGTGTTGGTAACCGGTATCCTCCGGGTTCTGGCACCGTAGATGTAGATGAGCCCGGCTATCGCGAGGCCGAGAACAAGCACTACCGTCACGAGCAGGGCATTGTAGGTTCCGGTCGGGGTAACTAGCTTGTAGTAGTCGCCGCCCACTACTTCGCCGCCGAGCATCTTGTTGAGGTAGTCGGTAACTATGCCGGGGGCAATTCCAAAGACGATGTTGGGTATCGCGAGTATCGCCATTCCTATGAGGAGCGGGAGCGGGGCCTCCTTGACGTCCTCAAGGTCGCTCGGCCTCTGGCCGAACCAGACTGCGTAGAGGAACCTCACCACGTATGCGAAGGCCAGAGCGCTTCCAAGGAATATCGCACCGGCGACGAGCGGCATGTGCGCCTGTATCGCCGCCTCGTAAATGAGCCACTTGCTCGCGAAGCCTGCCATCGGCGGGATTCCGGCAAGGCTGAGGACGGCTATGAGTCCCATCGCGAAGGTGAACGGCATCTTCTCGGCGAGGCCACCCATGTCCTTGAACTGGGTCTTGCCGGTCTGGAGTATTATCGCCGCCGTGACGAGCCAGAAGAGGCCCTTAAAGACCGCGTGGCTAAGCACGTGGAACAGGCCTCCCGCGAATCCGAGGGAAGTCCCGAGGCCAAACGCCAGCAGTATGTAGCCAACCTGGCCGACTGATGAGTAAGCGAAGAGCTTCCTGATGTCCTCCTGAAGAACCGCGAGGAAGCTGGCTATAATGACGGTCAGCGCACCTATCCAGGCGATTATGTAAGCGAAGACCAGGTGGTCGTGGAAGGTTCCGAATGCGGCGTAGAGCTTGTAGCCCATGAGGACGTAGAGCAGGAGGAAACCATAGGCTCCAGCCTTGCTGAGGGCACCGCTGAAGAATGCTGTATAGCTCTGGTCGGTCTCGCTGTAAGCTCCCGGAGCCCAGACGTGGAGCGGGAAGGCACCCGCCTTAACGCCGAATGCGGTCAGGAAGAGCGCGAATATTATTGCAGTCTCCCTGGTCGTTATCGTGCCCATGGCCGCGTCCAGGTAGAGTGCCTGTCTGATTGATGCAAAGTCAAGGGCACCGGTCTTTGCGTAGAGCATTCCAATGGCTATGAGCATCGCGTAGGCGCCGATGACGCTCAGCACGAAGTACTTGAGGGACTCGTGCCTGTTTCTCTTAAGCACCATCATGAAGCTTGCGAAGGTCATGAGCTCCCAGAACAGGAAGAAGCCCACGAAGTCCTGGCTCAGGAAGACGCCGAGCACTCCGGTGAAGCTCATGAGGGCGAAGAGCCACTCATAGCTCTCCCTGGAGGTGACCGCCATTCCAAAGGCCATCGCGAGGCCGACGAGGGAAGCGACGGCCGCGAAGTACCAGCTCATCGAGTTGAGCTGGAACTGGAGGGTAAACCCGCTGATAGTGATTGAGTGGTTGATGGCCCCGTCAAGCACCTGGGAGTACAGCTTGGCCAGCATTGCCAGCGGGACGGCCGCACCGATTATCCCTATCGCTTCCCTAATTCCCCTTATGTCAAGCGCCCAAGCGATGACGCCTGCGACCAGAGGTGCAAAGAGGATTATAAGCAGCTCGTTAATC encodes the following:
- a CDS encoding uracil-xanthine permease family protein, which gives rise to METYEAMKEPVLKVGIEDKVEPSKALVFGLQHVLAMFGATVTVPLAVGGAVNLSGSEIAMMIQAVLLAMGIATLLQTTIGSRYPIVQGSSFAFIPGLIAIGSSLGMAAVQGALIVGGLIEAAIGWLGIIGKVRKLFTPLVTGVTITLIGFSLADVAVKNFFNFYADPAGETIVRSTLVALITFLTTVFVALKGRGSLKAVAVVIGAVVGYLVSVPLGLVDFGLVESLPAVSVPKPLPWGQPVFDTTAIVLLLFAFMVSIIESVGDYHAIAAVTGSEITEERIARGIGSEGLACSIAGLLGACGTTSYSENIGVVALTKVGSRHVVQVGAVILIFLSLLPKFTGILASMPAPVLGGLTLALYGMISVTGLRLIKEKVEFNDRNTLILAAALIAGLGAPQLPPEFLEQFPKLVASILESGMAVGALTAIILDRLL
- a CDS encoding NADH-quinone oxidoreductase subunit C; the encoded protein is MDMNEKPKVEEKVQEVPEVEAQQLPETKEGKLVAEILRKAPYAEGSVRRARRVEFKVPADRIKEFLELTSEKFEMLMQISVVDWIKEGEFELVYQLWSVSESVHAFVRTRVPRENAKLPTVMDIWPVAETYEREAHEFFGIIFEGNPRLGPFILEPREYEKHPLRKDFNTLAYAKTIYGEDFDRYDESKTNYVI
- the nuoI gene encoding NADH-quinone oxidoreductase subunit NuoI → MENVEKPKVRVVGEEKVKLKKSFVKPWLGIKYLFKKPVTIKIPFEKIEPAPKYRGFHTLDWKKCVGCNFCGQICPARAIEMTWLEVDGKMEKRPHPKVDYGRCTFCQFCVDVCPTGALGFSENYYLAAGGSEEDLELFNWVPIHPDKVREINEKFGDYRFPVVKIEKKADGTYVYHLRDGDKIEFKILGYGIRPPKPPAKPATKPATAQEKKEAPKPAEKKEAKPEEKKTV
- a CDS encoding NuoB/complex I 20 kDa subunit family protein; the protein is MSEMKNDDFVNYELREFKLFEPLFRWARKKSLWIVAFCTGCGGIEMPPLATARYDFERFGIMPNPAPRMGDLFLITGYVTPKTLKRIIITYEMMQDPKYVLAHGSCPINGGVYWDSYNVVKQLDKYIPVDVAIAGCMPRAEAVMEGIMEIMRKIEDGTADGWKRYKENYEWYKKNQDELFGEGWREKDARRWLAWI
- a CDS encoding proton-conducting transporter transmembrane domain-containing protein, with the translated sequence MINELLIILFAPLVAGVIAWALDIRGIREAIGIIGAAVPLAMLAKLYSQVLDGAINHSITISGFTLQFQLNSMSWYFAAVASLVGLAMAFGMAVTSRESYEWLFALMSFTGVLGVFLSQDFVGFFLFWELMTFASFMMVLKRNRHESLKYFVLSVIGAYAMLIAIGMLYAKTGALDFASIRQALYLDAAMGTITTRETAIIFALFLTAFGVKAGAFPLHVWAPGAYSETDQSYTAFFSGALSKAGAYGFLLLYVLMGYKLYAAFGTFHDHLVFAYIIAWIGALTVIIASFLAVLQEDIRKLFAYSSVGQVGYILLAFGLGTSLGFAGGLFHVLSHAVFKGLFWLVTAAIILQTGKTQFKDMGGLAEKMPFTFAMGLIAVLSLAGIPPMAGFASKWLIYEAAIQAHMPLVAGAIFLGSALAFAYVVRFLYAVWFGQRPSDLEDVKEAPLPLLIGMAILAIPNIVFGIAPGIVTDYLNKMLGGEVVGGDYYKLVTPTGTYNALLVTVVLVLGLAIAGLIYIYGARTRRIPVTNTYQSGNPVTEEFNLSIRRNFYRPLAEALGFWLRYSFDRFYERLAGIAEDFADSLRQAFYNGNVQSYSWYLAIVLLILALWGVL
- a CDS encoding NADH-quinone oxidoreductase subunit D; translation: MANLEVPKELKTEAKAHDMYLHPIDKDTYELFFGPQHMATENFSIILKMDGNRIEKAIVNPGFLHRGFEKLAEQRPYFSNIALILRICVPESDVPENVYSMAVDEIVGWEVPERAQWIRTVVLEMARLSAWMFWIMGFGNEIGLYTAGQWAAAYRERFMRLFEELTGGRVYHIYTVPGGVRRDIPGDKWLRQLRDTVEYLKGKMKDFDEILFDNYIMFERTEGVGVMDKKFALKHAVTGPNLRAVGVPYDVRKDDPYYLYPELEFEVPVLKEGDSLARVLVRRYEMEQDLYILEQLLDMGPPSGPYMVQDARLKALPRFKPPAGDAYAHVESTKGDFGAYVVSDGTHKPYRAHFRGPSQSHGVTVLEELLKGARLADVPVILKTLDNCPPDIDR
- a CDS encoding respiratory chain complex I subunit 1 family protein is translated as MTDWKLVLEVIGMIIYATFMGFIFMGIERKAMARIQRRVGPPIYQPIIDTLKLLGKKESVSHGFIYDFGPVFALGASIAALLFIPIANFQLFSSNADLIVVAYLLEIPMLGIMLGAMSSGNPYSALGVQRGLLTMVAMQLPYGLALIALVQHWGTFKLGEIVALQQTQGWSILVPALFLAMIVFDIVFQAMLGLEPFDIVSAPAEISMGPMVEYGGKHAALLFTQHAVQLFAETAFFAVLFLGGASNLLELLVKQIAVLFIAIFVASIYPRFTIDQAAKFFWKWPTILGIIAVLLTM